The following are encoded together in the bacterium genome:
- a CDS encoding L-threonylcarbamoyladenylate synthase, which yields MTYLSDKEAENIESIFENDGVIAFPTDTVWGIGCLPENIKAVEKIYSIKSRDAGKPLILLGKNLESLLPYIEKLPETAKKITEKYFPGALTLVVKKSPLTSDYITAGFNTVGIRIPDCPVFIEMLEKCTYKGVIATTSANISEMGAVSTKTEVINSIGDKIDFILDDFGFISKGKESTVISIDESGIIKVLRQGAVEVKI from the coding sequence ATGACTTATTTATCCGATAAAGAAGCTGAAAACATAGAATCCATATTTGAAAATGACGGAGTAATTGCATTTCCAACCGATACCGTGTGGGGAATAGGCTGCCTGCCTGAAAATATAAAAGCAGTAGAAAAAATTTATTCAATAAAATCAAGAGATGCAGGAAAACCCTTGATTCTACTGGGTAAAAACCTTGAAAGTCTTCTACCGTACATAGAAAAATTGCCCGAAACAGCAAAAAAAATTACAGAAAAATATTTTCCCGGAGCGTTAACTCTTGTTGTTAAAAAAAGCCCTCTTACCTCTGATTATATTACTGCCGGCTTTAATACCGTAGGGATAAGAATTCCTGACTGCCCTGTTTTTATTGAAATGCTGGAAAAATGCACATATAAAGGTGTTATCGCCACAACAAGCGCGAATATTTCTGAGATGGGCGCCGTATCCACAAAAACAGAAGTAATAAACTCAATTGGTGATAAAATTGATTTCATTCTTGATGATTTTGGCTTCATCTCGAAGGGGAAAGAGTCAACGGTTATTTCTATAGACGAATCAGGAATTATTAAAGTTTTAAGACAGGGAGCAGTAGAGGTAAAAATATAA
- a CDS encoding DNA recombination protein RmuC, which translates to MEYFISFIIGLFSGILIVLLFGIKKFIVLNNKITYMEAEKQTLESSLTRETELQDKFCREFEEIAAKILKQNSCEFSKTNQEEIFNLLRPFREKLIEFETKIELTRLEEAKEITSLETHIKLLAENNQKICQEANNLTNALKGQVKTQGNWGEFILSRLLEISGLLENHHYTLQQTFKDSDNKILRPDVTIHLPNSRHLIIDSKVSLLSYERFYNNEKNDQNNLKDFINSTKDHIKNLKSKFYQEIKDINTPDFVLMFIPVEGAFNLIFQQDSDIIDFAWRNKILLVGPSTLLTTLKTIELFWKHEKQTQNVIEIAEESGKLYDKFVGLLSDLENIKTYFDKTSESFESARKKLDGRGNLINQVEKLRDLGAKTSKIIPEKYSKEEI; encoded by the coding sequence ATGGAATATTTTATTAGTTTTATAATAGGGCTTTTTTCAGGGATTTTAATTGTCTTATTGTTTGGTATAAAGAAATTTATCGTTTTAAATAACAAAATAACCTATATGGAAGCCGAAAAGCAAACACTTGAAAGCTCTTTAACCAGAGAAACTGAGTTGCAGGATAAATTTTGCAGGGAATTTGAAGAAATTGCCGCTAAAATTCTTAAACAAAATTCCTGTGAGTTTTCTAAAACAAATCAGGAAGAAATTTTTAACCTCTTGAGACCATTCAGGGAAAAGCTTATTGAGTTTGAAACAAAGATCGAACTAACAAGACTGGAAGAAGCAAAAGAAATAACTTCTCTTGAAACTCATATAAAACTGCTTGCCGAAAATAACCAAAAGATTTGTCAGGAGGCTAATAATCTTACAAATGCGCTCAAAGGTCAGGTAAAAACTCAGGGAAACTGGGGCGAATTTATTTTGAGCCGGCTGCTGGAAATCTCAGGGCTGTTAGAAAATCATCATTACACTTTGCAGCAAACTTTTAAGGATTCTGATAATAAAATTCTCAGACCTGATGTAACAATTCACTTGCCTAACAGCAGGCATTTAATTATAGACTCTAAAGTTTCACTTTTATCTTACGAAAGATTTTATAATAATGAAAAAAATGATCAAAATAACTTAAAAGATTTTATAAATTCCACAAAAGACCATATTAAAAACCTTAAAAGTAAGTTCTATCAAGAGATAAAAGATATTAACACACCTGATTTCGTGCTTATGTTTATTCCTGTGGAAGGCGCGTTTAATTTAATTTTCCAGCAGGACAGCGATATAATAGACTTTGCATGGCGTAACAAAATACTTCTCGTTGGGCCTTCGACCCTGTTAACAACGCTTAAGACTATAGAACTTTTCTGGAAGCACGAAAAACAAACGCAAAACGTAATTGAAATAGCTGAAGAAAGCGGTAAACTTTACGATAAATTTGTCGGGTTGCTCAGTGACCTTGAAAATATTAAAACCTACTTTGATAAAACTTCTGAGAGCTTCGAATCCGCAAGAAAAAAACTCGACGGTCGCGGAAATCTTATTAATCAGGTAGAAAAATTACGGGATTTAGGTGCTAAAACTTCAAAAATAATTCCCGAAAAATATTCTAAAGAAGAAATTTAA
- a CDS encoding BamA/TamA family outer membrane protein, with product MNFTKRKIYSSLVITAILLNVFSHSSIAKNNPATDDEKHSVEVKNIDAGSIKPLENKTYDSAVTIKEIDIDGNNLVNTQNILSKLNIKPGEKFNRDSIQEDLKNIYKMGYFTEKIKAVPQQTNDGITLHIQVEENIPVTGFNVTGNNVVSNEEILKLLSSQEGLPQNITELNNSIKDIENLYASKGYILAKVQKISDDPDGVINIQLNEGKIQEINISGNTKTKDFVIKRNLTITPGEVYNENILKQDLARLFGTQAFSDVRRVISASAEDPDKYKITIEVDEKRTGSISLGGGVDTETGFFGSVGYADNNFRGLGQELNTNFTMGSGVIFNDSSVVDKAPLQFEANFVEPRLKNTLNSLRLTAFARDLASYQVPLGIEKRFGGEAEIARPIKKVPNLAGSISLGVEKVKLSEGDEAGIKQKFVDGGYTDTFRISKRADQLQGGTYLTLGPGVVYDTRNSIINPTEGWYASTSLKESFMLFGDAGTFGKISGSVRKYYPVGEKSTVLVSGKLASKVVGDLPEFAAFRLGGPYSVRGFREGDIGNGQGFMMATTEFRTPIPYMDKVKYKFLRDIRAAFFADAGTLFHKTFVTDLYNRPGYGISVGSGLIVPIPMLGPIRFDYGYPITHVGAGNRKGIFTFAVGDRY from the coding sequence ATGAATTTTACTAAAAGAAAAATATATTCAAGTTTAGTGATTACCGCTATTCTTTTGAATGTTTTTTCTCATTCTTCAATTGCAAAGAACAATCCGGCAACAGATGACGAAAAGCACTCTGTAGAAGTAAAAAATATTGATGCAGGAAGTATTAAACCACTTGAAAACAAAACTTATGACAGTGCTGTTACAATAAAAGAAATTGATATAGACGGAAATAACCTTGTAAATACTCAAAATATATTAAGTAAACTTAATATAAAACCCGGAGAAAAATTTAACAGGGATTCAATACAGGAAGATTTAAAAAATATCTATAAAATGGGATATTTTACCGAAAAAATAAAGGCTGTTCCCCAACAAACCAATGATGGAATCACTTTACATATTCAGGTTGAAGAAAATATTCCTGTTACAGGGTTCAATGTTACAGGTAATAATGTTGTTTCGAATGAAGAAATTCTAAAACTGCTCAGCAGTCAAGAAGGTTTGCCTCAAAATATTACCGAATTAAACAATTCTATTAAAGATATAGAAAATTTATATGCAAGCAAAGGTTATATTCTTGCAAAAGTACAGAAAATTTCCGATGATCCTGATGGTGTAATAAATATTCAACTGAATGAAGGCAAAATTCAGGAAATTAATATTTCCGGAAATACTAAAACAAAAGATTTTGTAATTAAAAGAAATTTAACGATAACTCCGGGAGAAGTTTATAACGAAAATATCCTAAAACAGGATTTAGCAAGATTATTTGGGACTCAGGCTTTTTCTGATGTTCGAAGAGTTATTTCCGCATCTGCCGAAGATCCTGATAAATATAAAATTACCATTGAAGTTGACGAAAAAAGAACGGGCTCGATTTCATTAGGTGGCGGTGTTGATACTGAAACAGGCTTTTTTGGTTCTGTAGGTTATGCAGATAACAACTTTAGAGGATTAGGTCAGGAATTAAATACTAATTTTACTATGGGAAGCGGAGTAATTTTTAATGATTCTTCCGTTGTTGATAAAGCTCCTCTTCAATTTGAAGCCAATTTTGTAGAACCGAGATTAAAAAATACTCTTAATTCATTGCGATTAACAGCTTTTGCAAGAGATCTGGCAAGCTATCAAGTTCCGCTGGGCATAGAAAAAAGATTTGGGGGAGAAGCAGAGATTGCAAGACCTATAAAAAAAGTTCCAAATTTAGCTGGCAGCATTTCTTTGGGCGTTGAAAAAGTAAAATTATCCGAAGGTGACGAAGCAGGTATAAAACAAAAGTTTGTAGATGGCGGATATACTGATACATTCAGAATATCAAAAAGAGCAGACCAGTTGCAGGGTGGAACATATCTCACCTTAGGGCCGGGAGTTGTTTATGATACGAGAAACAGTATTATCAATCCTACTGAAGGCTGGTATGCATCAACATCATTAAAAGAATCTTTCATGTTGTTCGGGGATGCAGGAACATTTGGAAAAATCAGCGGTTCAGTTAGAAAATATTATCCCGTAGGCGAAAAATCCACTGTTCTTGTAAGCGGAAAGCTTGCTTCAAAAGTAGTCGGAGATTTGCCTGAATTTGCTGCTTTTAGACTTGGCGGACCTTATTCAGTAAGAGGATTTAGAGAAGGCGATATTGGAAACGGTCAAGGCTTTATGATGGCAACAACAGAATTCAGAACACCTATACCTTATATGGACAAAGTTAAATACAAATTTCTAAGAGATATTAGAGCAGCTTTCTTTGCTGATGCCGGTACTTTATTCCATAAAACTTTTGTAACCGATCTATACAATAGACCCGGTTATGGAATTTCTGTCGGCAGCGGGTTAATAGTTCCAATTCCTATGTTAGGTCCAATAAGATTTGATTATGGTTATCCTATAACTCACGTAGGTGCCGGCAACAGAAAAGGTATATTTACATTTGCTGTAGGTGACAGATATTAG
- the mutL gene encoding DNA mismatch repair endonuclease MutL: MKRFITSAMMMKRIKLLPENLINQIAAGEVIERPASVVKELVENSIDAGAKKIEIEISNGSRDIRVADNGYGIHKDDLILAFSRHATSKIKNQNDLWAINTLGFRGEALASIISVAKVTCITRTAEDSHGLKADCQNSEVKISETGCAVGTIMDVKDLFYNIPARLKFLKQQQTELANITETLQNIAIAHPEVAINLIHKKHSIIKTTGSSDLAIVIGEIYSKDIIKELSAVSFEDNQFDLKINGYISNPNFTRSNKKAVYIFVNGRTVKCSIISKAIDTALKDLIPSGKYPFASLNIIMPANEIDVNVHPAKREIKYTKPNLIFNFVYSAIKSALEGKQSLNSLRIVHQEQQENFPFDASTLQTHMSEQFSNNDSKVVDFSRFADLRDDEITEISIPVKNTEVYQNKIELIHENNEKISVLKPKIIGQLNNTYILIESEEGLQVIDQHIAHERYLYERLKDNKTQNSQLLLTSEVVEPDTEQVLMLQDNLELLSKYGFELEFVPFEPISKTLSDNAIAMQAPVDTKTQVNLNFGVRLKRIPQMLADKNPEKIIFDLVESVQTNAENIENEILERIACRAAVKAGEKLSLWQMEELIINWIGTKFNKTCPHGRKISHTIPMKEIAKFFGRIQ, from the coding sequence TTGAAGCGTTTTATAACAAGTGCGATGATGATGAAAAGAATAAAACTGCTTCCTGAAAACCTAATAAACCAGATTGCTGCCGGAGAAGTCATAGAAAGACCAGCTTCTGTAGTTAAAGAGCTTGTCGAAAATTCCATAGATGCCGGTGCGAAAAAAATTGAAATAGAAATCTCTAACGGCTCTAGAGATATCAGAGTTGCTGATAACGGATATGGCATACACAAAGATGATTTGATTCTGGCATTCTCAAGGCATGCGACCAGCAAAATAAAAAATCAAAATGATTTGTGGGCTATAAATACACTCGGGTTTCGTGGTGAAGCGCTTGCAAGCATCATTTCTGTCGCAAAAGTTACCTGTATTACAAGAACTGCAGAAGATTCTCATGGGTTAAAAGCAGATTGCCAAAATTCTGAAGTTAAGATTTCAGAAACAGGATGCGCTGTCGGAACAATCATGGATGTTAAAGATTTATTCTATAATATTCCTGCAAGGCTTAAATTTCTTAAGCAGCAACAAACAGAGCTTGCTAACATAACAGAAACTCTTCAGAACATTGCTATTGCCCATCCTGAAGTTGCTATTAACCTCATACATAAAAAACATTCAATTATAAAGACTACAGGAAGTTCAGATCTTGCTATAGTAATAGGTGAAATTTATTCAAAAGACATTATAAAAGAGCTTTCTGCTGTTAGTTTTGAAGATAATCAGTTCGATTTAAAGATTAATGGATACATAAGCAATCCTAATTTCACCCGCTCAAACAAAAAAGCCGTTTATATTTTTGTAAATGGAAGAACAGTAAAGTGTTCTATCATATCAAAAGCTATAGATACTGCATTGAAAGACCTTATCCCCTCAGGTAAATACCCTTTTGCCTCGCTAAATATAATTATGCCGGCAAATGAAATTGATGTAAACGTACATCCCGCAAAAAGAGAAATCAAATACACAAAGCCTAATTTGATTTTTAATTTTGTTTATTCGGCAATAAAGTCAGCTCTTGAGGGCAAGCAATCGCTAAACAGCTTAAGAATTGTGCATCAGGAACAACAAGAAAATTTTCCCTTTGATGCTTCAACACTTCAAACTCATATGTCTGAACAATTCTCGAATAATGACTCAAAAGTTGTGGATTTTTCAAGATTTGCTGACTTAAGAGATGATGAGATTACAGAAATATCTATTCCTGTTAAAAATACTGAAGTCTATCAAAACAAAATTGAATTAATCCATGAAAATAATGAAAAAATTTCTGTTCTAAAGCCAAAAATTATTGGTCAGCTCAATAATACATATATTCTTATCGAATCAGAAGAAGGATTGCAAGTTATTGACCAGCACATAGCCCATGAAAGATACCTTTATGAAAGACTTAAAGACAATAAAACTCAAAATTCTCAGCTTTTATTAACTTCTGAAGTTGTAGAGCCTGATACAGAGCAAGTTTTAATGCTTCAAGACAATTTAGAACTGCTTTCAAAATATGGTTTTGAACTTGAATTTGTGCCGTTTGAACCGATTTCTAAAACATTAAGCGATAATGCAATAGCGATGCAAGCACCTGTCGATACTAAAACACAAGTAAATCTTAATTTTGGCGTAAGATTAAAACGGATTCCCCAAATGCTGGCGGATAAAAATCCTGAAAAAATCATCTTTGATTTAGTAGAATCCGTCCAAACAAATGCTGAAAACATAGAAAACGAAATACTGGAAAGAATTGCATGCAGGGCAGCGGTAAAAGCAGGCGAAAAACTGTCTTTGTGGCAGATGGAAGAGCTTATAATAAACTGGATAGGTACAAAATTCAATAAAACTTGCCCACATGGCAGAAAAATCAGCCATACAATTCCAATGAAAGAAATAGCAAAGTTTTTTGGAAGAATTCAGTAA
- a CDS encoding DUF5681 domain-containing protein produces MPKKTKKSENPQNPEKYEVGYKKPPKDSQFIPGLSGNRKGRPKDHRNTYNMLTEVLDQKISIKENGRDLRISKKLAMIMQLVNKAVKGDVKAINSLLPHMLMADVKEEDKNKILASISQDDREIITNYLKNVSDFDGIEEVKTHD; encoded by the coding sequence ATGCCAAAGAAAACTAAAAAATCCGAAAATCCACAAAATCCTGAAAAATATGAAGTCGGATACAAAAAACCTCCAAAGGATTCCCAATTTATACCCGGTCTTTCCGGTAACAGAAAAGGCAGACCTAAAGACCACAGAAACACATACAATATGCTGACGGAAGTTCTGGACCAAAAAATCAGCATAAAGGAAAACGGCAGGGATTTAAGAATCTCCAAAAAACTTGCAATGATTATGCAGCTTGTGAATAAGGCTGTTAAAGGTGATGTCAAAGCCATAAATTCCCTGTTGCCACATATGCTTATGGCGGATGTTAAGGAAGAAGATAAAAACAAGATTCTGGCATCCATTAGCCAGGATGACAGAGAAATTATCACCAATTACTTAAAAAATGTGTCGGATTTTGACGGCATAGAGGAGGTTAAAACACATGATTAA
- a CDS encoding DUF2924 domain-containing protein, translating into MTETIEELQSLPRQELIQKWKKLFKTNSPQHARKEFLIKHIVWELQAKKQGGYSAQTKKQLDKLAEKLAKKQDVNENDVKETCRQSSVFEIKSGTKLIREYKGEKHEVIALDKGFKYKDKFYKSLSAIANEITGTRWNGKIFFGVKSA; encoded by the coding sequence ATGACAGAAACCATCGAAGAACTGCAAAGTCTGCCAAGACAAGAATTAATCCAAAAATGGAAAAAATTGTTTAAAACAAATTCCCCTCAACATGCAAGAAAAGAATTCCTGATAAAGCATATTGTGTGGGAACTTCAGGCAAAAAAACAAGGCGGTTATTCGGCACAGACAAAAAAGCAGCTTGATAAACTTGCGGAGAAACTCGCTAAAAAGCAAGATGTTAATGAAAATGACGTGAAAGAAACCTGTCGACAAAGTTCTGTTTTTGAGATCAAATCGGGTACAAAGCTCATAAGGGAGTATAAAGGCGAGAAACACGAAGTTATAGCTCTTGATAAAGGTTTTAAGTATAAAGATAAATTTTATAAAAGCTTATCAGCCATAGCAAATGAAATAACCGGCACAAGATGGAACGGTAAAATCTTTTTTGGAGTAAAAAGCGCATGA
- the rpiB gene encoding ribose 5-phosphate isomerase B produces MEKPKIAIGSDHGGYELKEIVKLYIEKHGYEYKDFGTHDGNSIDYPIIAKEVAKKVACKEFDKGILVCGSGLGVAIAANKVKGVRAVTCHDTYCAKMSRLHNNANVLTMGGRVIGADVACEIVKIWIETEFEGGRHQRRVDMLEE; encoded by the coding sequence ATGGAAAAACCAAAAATAGCAATCGGATCAGACCATGGCGGATATGAATTAAAAGAAATCGTTAAATTATATATTGAAAAACATGGCTACGAATATAAAGATTTTGGGACACATGACGGAAATTCCATAGATTACCCGATTATTGCAAAAGAAGTCGCCAAAAAAGTTGCCTGTAAAGAATTTGATAAAGGAATACTTGTTTGCGGCTCCGGTTTAGGGGTTGCAATAGCGGCAAACAAAGTCAAAGGTGTCAGGGCTGTAACCTGTCACGACACATATTGCGCAAAAATGAGCAGACTTCATAACAATGCAAATGTTTTAACTATGGGCGGCAGGGTTATTGGTGCTGATGTCGCTTGCGAAATTGTAAAAATCTGGATAGAAACTGAATTTGAAGGCGGTCGCCACCAGAGAAGAGTTGATATGCTCGAAGAATAA
- a CDS encoding OmpH family outer membrane protein — MKMFKKTIVLLAVMSIICGYTAKSYAAGIAVVDLDKIRDNYTKSQELAADLKVKESELQKFVVDAQKQVQDAKTPLEKKNLEDKLGEQFNIKRNAYANDQSQKWGVIEDAVIKSIKEISALNKYDIILNKQVVIDGGFDITDDVLTKLNTPAKATNKK; from the coding sequence ATGAAAATGTTTAAAAAAACTATTGTTTTGCTGGCTGTTATGTCCATAATTTGCGGATATACAGCAAAATCCTATGCGGCAGGAATAGCTGTCGTTGATCTGGATAAAATCAGGGATAATTACACTAAATCACAAGAACTTGCAGCCGATTTAAAAGTTAAAGAATCTGAACTTCAAAAATTTGTAGTTGATGCTCAAAAACAGGTTCAAGATGCTAAAACTCCTTTAGAAAAGAAAAATCTGGAAGATAAATTAGGCGAGCAGTTTAATATAAAAAGAAATGCTTATGCAAACGATCAATCTCAAAAATGGGGTGTGATTGAAGATGCTGTTATTAAATCAATAAAAGAAATTTCTGCCTTAAACAAATATGACATAATTTTGAACAAACAGGTTGTTATTGACGGCGGCTTTGATATCACTGATGACGTGCTTACAAAATTAAATACACCGGCTAAAGCCACAAATAAAAAGTAA
- the terL gene encoding phage terminase large subunit, which produces MINDKKALLNSLLRINFKSFVEKVFKEVSPNATYLDNWHIDVICHELMDVQENYANRLIINIPPRYMKSIICSIAFPAFILGHNPKASIIVVSYADELASKLALDCKKVMESHWYKELFPNTRLSKKSINDFETTKGGGRYATSINGTLTGRGADYIIIDDPMKPMDAFSDLLRDKTNDWYGSTLYSRLNNKKEGKIIVVMQRLHEEDLSGYLLNTDPSFKHIKISAIGEVDECWWAIDRVTGLEKWFPRKKNEALHPAREDLAKLYQAKEYMGEYNFAGQYQQNPAPREGGVIKKKWLQFYNKEALFKAIENEEIKINCIIQSWDTASKIEQHNDYSVCITMLRDRNDKNYVLDVYREKLEFPFLIKKIAQKHNDAKEKYKHRIEVLIEDQASGTSLIQTLRQDYKIYPKGIKPEYDKETRLISVSNLLENGNCLFPEYKPDWWLDFEQELLRFPKSKHDDQCDALSQALNEKVYAFSEHDYLSKPRAKTETDRLMDGFYTEPDWDLM; this is translated from the coding sequence ATGATTAACGACAAAAAAGCACTGTTAAATTCTCTCCTTAGAATAAACTTCAAATCCTTTGTAGAAAAGGTGTTTAAGGAAGTTTCCCCGAACGCAACTTATCTTGATAACTGGCATATTGATGTAATTTGTCATGAACTTATGGATGTTCAGGAAAATTATGCAAATCGGCTGATAATTAACATCCCGCCTCGCTATATGAAATCTATTATCTGCTCTATCGCATTCCCTGCTTTCATTCTGGGACATAATCCCAAGGCAAGTATTATTGTAGTCAGCTACGCCGATGAATTGGCTTCAAAACTTGCACTTGATTGCAAAAAAGTTATGGAAAGCCATTGGTACAAGGAACTTTTTCCAAATACTAGATTATCAAAAAAATCCATAAACGATTTTGAAACCACAAAAGGCGGGGGTCGATACGCAACTTCCATTAACGGAACACTTACGGGTAGGGGTGCAGATTACATCATTATCGATGATCCAATGAAACCGATGGATGCATTCTCAGATTTATTAAGGGATAAAACAAATGATTGGTATGGAAGCACACTTTATTCAAGGCTTAATAACAAGAAAGAGGGCAAAATTATTGTTGTAATGCAAAGACTTCACGAAGAAGACCTCTCAGGTTATCTACTCAATACGGACCCGAGTTTTAAACATATTAAAATATCCGCTATAGGTGAAGTTGATGAATGTTGGTGGGCTATAGACAGAGTTACAGGTTTAGAAAAATGGTTTCCCAGAAAGAAAAACGAAGCTCTGCATCCCGCAAGGGAAGATTTAGCAAAGTTATATCAGGCAAAAGAGTATATGGGCGAGTATAACTTCGCCGGGCAATACCAGCAAAACCCAGCACCAAGGGAAGGAGGTGTGATTAAAAAGAAATGGCTTCAGTTTTACAACAAGGAAGCACTATTTAAGGCTATTGAAAATGAAGAAATTAAGATTAATTGCATCATCCAGTCATGGGATACAGCCAGTAAGATTGAGCAACACAACGATTATTCCGTTTGTATAACTATGCTCAGGGACAGAAATGACAAAAATTATGTGCTGGATGTCTATAGGGAAAAGCTGGAGTTTCCATTCCTGATCAAAAAAATTGCACAAAAACATAATGATGCCAAAGAAAAATACAAACACCGAATAGAAGTACTGATTGAAGATCAGGCATCCGGCACAAGCTTAATCCAGACATTAAGGCAGGATTACAAGATATACCCAAAAGGCATAAAGCCCGAGTATGACAAAGAAACAAGGTTAATCTCAGTTTCAAATTTATTAGAAAACGGAAATTGCTTGTTCCCTGAATATAAACCTGACTGGTGGTTGGATTTTGAGCAGGAATTGCTCAGATTTCCAAAATCAAAACATGACGACCAGTGCGATGCTCTAAGTCAAGCGTTGAATGAAAAAGTATATGCTTTTTCTGAACATGACTATCTCTCAAAACCCAGAGCTAAAACTGAAACGGATCGGCTTATGGACGGTTTTTATACAGAACCGGACTGGGATTTAATGTAG
- a CDS encoding recombinase family protein — MSIAGKKIIRCAIYTRKSSEEGLDQDFNSLDAQREACESYIKSQQHEGWVLVEKQYNDGGFSGGTLERPALKELFQDIEAGEIDTIVVYKIDRLTRSLMDFSKIVELFDKKAVSFVSITQQFNTTTSMGRLTLNILLSFAQFEREVTGERIRDKIAASKKKGMWMSGKPPIGYELKEKKLLPDVEHMNKIKIIFEKYLELKSVPDLTGYLKENNIKTKNNIFFTKGALYHILQNKIYVGLITHKDKVYDGEHQAIIEKDVFEKVQQILSQNRIDRKNSINAKTPSFLAGKLFDDAGNRMTPSHSNTRNRKYRYYVSQAIIQARKNEAGSVSKIPAGEIEKVVTEEIKTFLFNTKNIHQYIEDYDIHKQKELMLSIKSLQHDIKTGFNNAFIRTILSKIVLYKEKIEITFCKEQLLKALHSVNSNTILPEEIKKDTTEPIFITKALRLSQTSKNGGIIIITDSQKQDVNINPHLIKAIAKSHYWNNLLLSGEAVSSKDIQKMENLNDNTYIKDVLRLRFLAPDITEKILNGTQPPEMSIQKLFKINTFDWTEQRRLLNI; from the coding sequence ATGAGCATTGCAGGTAAAAAAATAATCAGGTGTGCCATTTATACAAGAAAATCTTCGGAAGAAGGTCTTGATCAGGATTTCAATTCTCTTGATGCCCAAAGAGAAGCCTGCGAATCATATATTAAGTCTCAGCAACACGAAGGCTGGGTTCTTGTCGAAAAACAATATAATGATGGCGGATTTTCAGGAGGCACTTTAGAAAGACCTGCGCTTAAAGAACTGTTTCAAGATATTGAAGCCGGCGAAATTGATACTATAGTCGTTTATAAAATTGACAGGCTTACTCGTTCCCTTATGGATTTTTCCAAAATTGTTGAATTATTTGATAAAAAAGCAGTTTCATTTGTTTCAATAACACAGCAGTTCAATACCACAACCAGTATGGGGCGATTAACACTTAATATTCTTCTGTCTTTTGCTCAATTTGAAAGGGAAGTTACAGGCGAAAGAATAAGAGATAAAATTGCCGCATCAAAGAAAAAAGGTATGTGGATGAGCGGAAAGCCGCCCATCGGATATGAATTAAAAGAGAAAAAGCTTTTACCGGATGTTGAGCATATGAATAAAATAAAAATAATTTTTGAAAAATATCTTGAATTAAAAAGTGTGCCGGATTTAACCGGTTACCTGAAAGAAAATAATATAAAAACTAAAAATAATATATTTTTTACAAAAGGAGCCTTATATCATATTCTGCAAAATAAAATTTATGTCGGTTTAATTACACACAAAGACAAAGTATATGACGGTGAACATCAAGCTATAATTGAGAAGGATGTTTTTGAAAAAGTTCAACAAATATTATCACAAAACAGAATTGACAGAAAAAATTCAATAAATGCTAAAACACCTTCATTCCTTGCCGGAAAGCTGTTTGATGATGCAGGAAACAGAATGACTCCAAGCCATAGTAATACAAGAAACAGAAAGTACAGATACTATGTCAGTCAAGCAATAATTCAAGCCAGAAAGAATGAAGCAGGTTCTGTATCGAAAATTCCCGCAGGTGAAATTGAAAAAGTTGTTACTGAAGAAATTAAAACATTTTTATTTAATACAAAAAATATTCATCAATACATTGAAGATTACGATATTCATAAGCAAAAAGAACTGATGTTATCAATAAAAAGCTTGCAGCATGATATTAAAACCGGGTTTAATAATGCTTTTATCAGGACAATCTTAAGCAAAATAGTTTTGTATAAAGAAAAAATAGAGATTACTTTTTGCAAGGAGCAATTACTAAAAGCACTACATTCGGTAAATTCTAATACAATACTGCCTGAAGAAATTAAAAAAGATACTACTGAGCCAATTTTTATTACAAAAGCTTTACGGCTGTCACAGACTTCTAAAAATGGCGGCATAATAATAATCACGGATTCGCAAAAACAGGATGTTAATATTAACCCTCATTTAATTAAAGCTATAGCCAAAAGTCATTACTGGAATAATCTTTTACTATCCGGCGAAGCGGTAAGCAGTAAAGATATACAAAAAATGGAAAATTTAAATGATAACACTTACATTAAAGATGTTTTACGTTTAAGATTTCTCGCTCCTGATATTACAGAAAAGATTTTAAACGGTACTCAGCCACCGGAGATGAGTATTCAGAAACTTTTTAAGATTAATACGTTTGATTGGACTGAACAAAGAAGATTATTGAATATCTAA